DNA from Macrobrachium nipponense isolate FS-2020 chromosome 29, ASM1510439v2, whole genome shotgun sequence:
TAGTACGGTCTGTGCGTTATGGATTTCGCGAACAAAATTAAActcacgatatattatatatatatatatattatataaatatatatataatatattatatatagatatatatatatatatatatatatatatatatatatatatatatattattatattatatacatatacatatattatatatatatatatatatatatatatatatacgtatacatatatatatgtatataacaaaagACCAAATCAGCTTTGTAGTCTTAACTGAAACGTTCTACACTGGAAAACAACCTCATTTAATTCTTAATAAGATAGATTTTTGCCATCACTGGCAATCAACCaactgtacacatacacacagcagttcacctaaaattattcatttaggCGACGTCTTGTCGCCACGAAATCTCGGGTTGTCATTATCAATAGTGATCAGATTCAAAAGGCAACAGCTCCTTCATTATCACCAATATAATCAGATAAAGCTTAGATGGCGGTTCTAAGTAACAGGAGAATTTGTTCGACGAATTTCCAGACAGaaggactatatattatatttcccttCCTACACAGTGAGTGACCTGAGGTCATTTTCACTAATCTGGTCCCTCTTCGCCACGGCTTTCCTCAGGAGGGGCTTGAAGAGCAGGTGAATGGGATTCAGATAAGTGAACATCAAGATGGCTATTATGAGTGCGTGGGCCTGAAACGGAAAATTGGATGGCATTAATTCGTATAAATGGAAAATCCTGTGCGATTAGAGaaaagtctaatatatatatatatctatatatatatatagatatatatatatatatatatatatatatatatatatacaataattataatattatatatattatatattatttatatatatatatatatagatatactattatctatatatataatatatagattatatatataatatatatatatatatatatatatatatatatatagatatatatatatacacgagcgtCTGTTGTTTGTATGTAAAGCTACATGGGATATCAGAATTTATTCAATCTTATTTCACAGGTGATGAAAGCCCTATTAAAAAAAGGGCCTGAAATGGAAAGTTGGATGGCATATGagaaaagtctatatatatatatataatatatatatatatatatatatatatatatatatatatatatatatatatatatatatatatatatatatatgtattaaaaaatcacagtagatgcacgtgacttcataaataagcgaataccacgggaaatgatagtcaggaatccaagcgctttcgtctttattcagacatcgtcaaggagctaatgagtagctccttgacgatgtctgaataaagacgaaagcgcttggattcctgactatcatttcccgtggtatcttcgcttatatactatatatatatatatatatatatactatatatatatatatatatatatacatattatgatacataattatgtgtgtgtgagtttgtagaatatatatatatatatatatatatatatatatacttatctatatctatatatctatatatatatataatatatatatatatatatatatatatatacaaactctcacacacacacattcgagGGTCTGTTATTCGCCTGTAAAACTAGATTGGAAACCAAAAATTTATTCAATCTTATTCCACTTGCGATCATAGCCCCTATAAACAAATAAGTTTTAACTTTGTCGCTTCCTTATGTACATTAATGCATAATATCCTTCAGGACGGAGATACTTACAGCATAGTACATATGCTGTGCCCATTTGAAGTGAGGGTATTGCAAGAATAGAAGCGCCGATGTGACAGTGCCGTAGATTCCCAAAAGTCTGTTGAAGTGGTCTGCTGGGAACCTGAGAATAAGCAACACAATCATTaggcaaaagtgagagagagagagagagagagagagagagagagagagagagagaagagagagagaaataatatatctcaatatatGGTCATTACTTTCACAGGAAATGCTAACAATCATACATGATAATTATGTAAGTCAATTGAGGGCAGTTTATTGATTTCGAATTTGAGTGCGAATGTTAAATCTTCTGTCAGTGATTAGTGACGTCAAGGAAAATTCAATGCCGAATAATAACTGACAATTTTTTGCATCATTATTCGATAATGCAATATCAaatctctcaaacacacacacacacacacacacacacacacacacacacacacacacacacatatatatatatatatatatatatatatatatatatatattatatatatatatatatatatctaataaaaggagcccataaaaacaccaaaatatagagagaaaagtactatatttcagagactgctgtctctctcttcaggtagatgaatgagaaaagtttacagaaaaggtggtatttataccaagaggtccatccacaaacaagccaatttaggtcacccccgctgataatcttcctttaatcttcttaagtgttggttgaatgaaaacgttgtcgatcgtatctgaaatccatgctccttttgagatgttcattacctgcctctcttttattaaggccgattccatcatttgactcttgtaccggcagttgctgctataaattacacgtgacaaattccagtttattctatggttatgttcatttatatggttgaaaatagccgagttctgttgtccatacctaactgaccgtttgtgttgtattaatctctggggaagtgatttacctgtaaatccgatgtaagattggtcacaatcctggcatgggatttcgtataccccagagtccttgggagatgtcttttgttggacgttaatcagggatttggctaaggtgtttgggtaagtaaatacaaaagggttcgatttttcgtcagtttttcgtaagtgtttgtgtcgttTACAAAAAACTGACgtaaaatcccctccaaaacgttcccacagaattttttcggaaagtaagattaattggccaagacaaaaagagtattgaactattagagaaatttaaagtaattaatcctaaattaccctacttttatggccttcccaaaactcacaaagacaatcttccattcaggcccatcgtttcatgcgccggagctttcaattacaaaatttctaaatggttagctggcctcctttccccttttttaggcactttttctcccagtcacattaaacattcggaagatttttgtcacaaattcagagaagcacatataccacttcacaacataaaacttttaagccttgacgtagactccctattcacaaaagtaccagtacaggacgttcttcagtttttaagggaaaaattatccccctattcagatcatttcccattggcgcttgacaaaataataaagttagttgaattatgtgcatctaataacgtattttcattcggggaatcattctacaagcaaaaattcgggtgtagtatgggtagtcctttaagtcctgttttagccaatctgtacatggaatactttgaaactacagtaataaatgcaataaaacccaaaaacatgctgtggatgagatacgtggatgatatcctaacattttgggataatagttggggcaattttaatgaattcctctcaaaattaaacgcattagtgcccagcatcaaatttaaagttgaatgggaaacagacaacaaaattccttttcttgatgttttaataatcagagacacgacagaatacaaatttaccatatacagaaaaccaacgttctcactttcatacattcactactttagctatcacaacattactatcaagataggtgtagctagcaacctgttcttaagagccttgcgaatttgttcccccagaattcctggaaaaataatttgaactaattcgcaagcaactttcgtctttaaagtatcctgaacatataattgagaaagcaattcacaaagcaaacgtaattttctaccgaccccctaaagacaagaccagagacacacccaacaataaaataataattccccacctggacacgattaagagaataacccaccccctcggaaaatcgaacccttttgtatttacttacccaaacaccttagccaaatccctgattaacgtccaacaaaagacatctcccaaggactctggggcatacgaaatcccatgccaggactgtgaccaatcttacatcggatttacaggtaaatcacttccccagagattaatacaacacaaacggtcagttaggtatggacaactgaactcggctattttcaaccatataaatgaacataaccatagaataaactggaatttgtcacgtgtaatttatagcagcaactgccggtacaagagtcaaatgatgaatcggccttaataaaagagaggcaggtaatgaacatctcaaaaggagcatggatttcatatacgatcgacaacgttttcattcaaccaacactcaagaagattaaaggaagattatcagtgggggtgacctaaattggcttgtttgtggatggacctcttggtataaataccaccttttctgtaaacttttctcattcatctatctgaagagagagacagcagtctctgaaatatagtacttttctctcaatattttggtgtttttatgggttccttttattagatggcattctgttgttacagaacatttttaccagtcatatatatatatatatatatatatatatatatatatatatatatatatatatatatatatatatctatataatatatatatatataggcgagcAGTTCCGTTGAAATCGAAGACGAAAAAGGTAGATATAAGGAAAGTGTTTGAACATAAACCGGTTTATTTCTTAAAACTAGTTCTGTAACTAGTCGTATGAAATACGAGTAGTCTCGTGCTTGGTTCAAACACCAGCTCCAGTCTTTGTTATgcgcgcacacgcgcacacacacacacacacacatatatataacatcctctatatatatatatatatatatatatatatacacacgtataaataTGAGAGGTTGGTGTGGCTCTGTAGTGGAGCACTGACCTCTGATCTATATGGTATAATGTCTGGTTCGTGCCTTGCCTACCGCCAGCGCAGCTGAAAGTCAAgagggctaatatatatatatatatatatatatatatatattatatatatatatatttactaattatatatataacacacacacacaccacacacacacacacacatatatatatatatatatatatatataacatatatactatatactatgatatatatacacatatatactatcataatacacacacaccacacacacacacacacaacacacacacacacacacattatatattaatatatactatcataatccacacacacacacacacacgtatatattatatatatatatatattatatatatatatatatatatctatatatatatactatatctatatatatatatatactatgtgtcaCACCTtccatttgtaaataatattcactctgtcttttcttAGCTATGGCTTTCATTTTGTCCTTTAATAGATGAGTATTCCGCTCTATGACCCTTGTTATTTATTCCAAAGCAAAGTGAGCTGGTGTGAATAACGGCCTTAGCATTAACTAACCCCTCCATTGTTCGTCTCGAGAACAGGACTTAGAGATTGGACCACCACGTGGAAAACCGGTTTGTGACTGCCAGACACCATACAGTATCAGCTTATAATTACGTAATCTGAAAGTCAGATGCGATCACGAGTATTTGGCGTGGTTTCAGTAATGAGATTCAAAACAATATCTTTTGTTCACATGCGTTCAGCATATTGTCCGTATTCTAATAAGACATGAAAACTAAAAGTATGTCCTTCCACAATAGTATGACCAACTTTCTTTAATATGTTTGAGaaactatatattttctttacgttGATTCAAAACAATCTCTCTTTTCTTCAGATATGTTCAGCACATTGTCCGTATTCTAATAAGATAAGGCATGAAAACCAACAATATTTCCTTCCACAATAGAATGACCAACTTTCTTTAATAATGTTTGAGAAACTGTGTACGTATTTTGGTTATCTTGATAGAATGGGTTCTATGGGGGCACAAAGTAGGTAACGGGAACAGGTTTCTTTTAGGTTGATTTACACTGAGAATAATACAAGAATGTCTGCCCAAATAAGCTAAATGAATATAAACGATTTAAACGAACATCTGTGGGGTTGTTGCGCAAGTCACAGGAGACTCCATTCCCCTGATAAGACATCTGCGCTACATTTAGTATACGGGCTTTCCTAGGAACATTCTCATTGCAGTATGTCCTAAAGATTTAATTTTCCTCTTTAATTTCATGTCACATTCTCCTCACACCTCactgcattttttaaatttttttcacgcCTAGGAATTTTCATCACTTCCATTCGACGCCAGCTAGTACGATTCTTTATTTCCTCTCACGGCTGTCATCACAGCAAAGGTTACAAGGTGGCGATTCACGTTACACTGCAACCAAGTAAATATAGCAATACACCTTTGCCCCGTAGGAAGCTATAGTACCGTCAATGATCCTCACAGGctgcactgtatgcatttcttaaAGGTCTCTGCAGCCTCCCTTCGCCctcaagctgcaaccccttccattccttttcctgtacctccgtctatactctctttcttctttctgacTTTCTACTCcctctaataattgtttcatggtgcatctgcgggattttcttcctgttaaatcTTTCAGACATTCTTACTGCcactttcctttcagcgctgagtgacatcataggtcccagcgagtggcctttggcctaaaatctatattccatTTCCAGTTCAGTACTCCTTTGGTGATTGTCCCCTTTTTCCTCGGATCAAGGTTTAAACACGCAAATTTCTTCAACATAAAATCTTAAACATATCTGCGAGTCTCTGATTCCCCTACAGCACATATATAATGATTGGAAGCCCTTCGGACCCTCTCCAAGCAGGAAGGAACTACGAAAACGGCAGCTGAACCCTCTAGCTTTGCGGGTGaagccaccgccatcttgaattcaagatggcgatggtGAAGCTGGGTCCTTACCTTATCCTGATGTAAGCCGTGGACACAGCGAAGACGCAGGGCCTGGCGATGACCATAGCAGCCAGGGAGACGTAGATCGCAATCGGATGGAAGAACAGCAGGCAGGAGTACATGATCGTACAGCATATGGACGTCACTAGGAGGGGACAGAAGGACGCCTGGACTTCCTTCACCCTGCGGTCGAGCTCGTTGTTTGCTGCAAGGGAACGAAAAGAAGGTTTAATGAAATTAAGACTAACTCAAAGGAAAACTTAAAAGTTTCTCCGTATGAGGGTAGTGCTGTTAGTGTACCGTGTAGAcagacattacttaaggctcttggCAGCGTCAGTTCGGCCCCTATCGTCTCATCAAAATCTTTCAGTTTCTTTGTGatgtatagttattttttatttttattttacatataataataataatgataacaataataatactcattTACGGAATGCAAAAACACATTCTTGTAGAGAACACGAAGTGTTCCACACAAACActcatatattaatacatacacattatatatatatatatatatatatatatatatatatcctatatatatatatatatataccaaacgaGTCACAAAACTGTACACGGCaaatatatacgtaaaaaaaaaacctttcctgcctgcctttttttctaaatgtaaaaagcatatatatatatatatatatatatatatatatatatatatatatatatatatatatatatatatatcactcacgtGTTTACGCTTAATCAggtatttattttcttgtgaGTGCATAATTGTGTGCAATTCAATTCCTTCTGTTAAAGGCCACGTGAACGTGCAGATGAATCTGCATTGGATTTAATTTCATAGGAAGCAAGACATGAGGCTCAGATCAGCGCATGGCAATATCGTGTTGACCAGCCCCAACGCAACTGCTAGTGAACCAAAAAAAAGATTTCCTGGCACGCAAACTTGCTTTGccctgggataaaaaaaaaaagaccagccACCTGTTGTTGTCAATGGAGCCTGTTTTGCTGCCTTGTAAATAGTAGTCAATATTTGTGTTTTGGAAACGATAGCCAGTAttggtaatgataataaaaataaaggaaatcgtTTGTTCTTCTGTGTTCTAAATTTTGACAGTTGATTTTCCACGGCCAAATAAATCAtagcttttcttttatctttaactgATTACAAAATCAGGTTTCGATAGGTAGACAATGAACAGATCAGTATCGAAATTACATGAGCCCAATGCGCGAAAATGATCTAAGACTGTCGGTTAGAATAAATAGTAATTATTGCAAGTGCTAAGCAACGCCAGTGAATCTACAGTGCTTTAAGCGAAACCGCCAATGCCAAGCACAAACCTTATCTATATCTGTGCATCGAAGTGCaaacctatgagagagagagagagagagagagagagagaaagagagagagaaagagaggtttcgTCTCCTAGCCCAAAACAAATCATCTGAGCAACTTAGAAAGTTCGTTTCAATCAGCGCACTACGTGACCCACTGCACGCCTTCGCTATTGCAGAAAGTAACGCTAAGGAAGGAGCCGCAATTCCCGAGGGTCGACCTTGGATTCCGGGGTCCGCGGCTGACGTCAAACGGTCGAGTTCATCTCACCCCCTGACGTAGATGCTTCTTTCTTGATCTCTTGATTCCGGTTTTGGGCTCAAGCTGCTCCCCTGTGTGAACTCCGACGACAGGAAGTAAACAAAACATGCAGCAGATCACGTAGGTCTGCCTGGTGCTGCCAGTCTGCTtgattgttttatataaataagcatCGCATCGACTGTTGGTCACCGAAGCCTGTTGCCAGTCTATTTGGCTTCACTGGCTGATTGTGACGACATTTATGTGTGTACTAGACTGTGGTATGTGCTTAGTTGTGAAGTAAAGTAACAGCCATAGATTACAAACAATTTTTCGATTATGGTCTCATGAACCACAACTGGATAGTAGTGacagtaaaaaatattacaattagaACTTTCGTGAACCTTCATTTCCACTCTATGTCAGGAGATTATTTATAACAGTCATCTTTGTACACAGCGCTCTAAAATGCCTTGTCATGTGTGGTGGGAAGATTCATAGGTTACGTACTTAAGCGAGGTCTCTGCTCACGAAGCATACTCATTGGAGCAAAATAATGTGATGAATTCAACGAAGGATCTTTCCTAACCTAGGTCAGTGTACTAGGATATAAACACAGCCGTTGTATgcaacattatctctctctcctctctctctctctctctctctctgtatataacacacacatatatatacattaagtaaatttcatttacaattttgtgaattttttgcAGATAGATCTGGGTGTAAATTaacgttttttaatttttttttctataatagaCGATTCTCGATTTCACTTTCAATCGACGTGCTAAGTCCTTTACTTCCTAAGCACTTCtcacagaaagtaaaaaaaatgcaacctAAAAGTCACTTACTACTTCTGCCAGCTCTGCGGACCATGTAATCCGTAAAAGCGCCTCCAATTGGACCGAAGAACACTGTCACTAAATTGCTGTAACTGAAAATTATGGCGTAGAGACCAGCCTCCGACACGCTGCAGGATGAagctgtaaaggaaaaaaaaatgtatatgagaCAATTATAAATCGGGTTTGGGACAGATGAAATGAAATTGGTTACAAGGGAAGGTGATAAATTCACCATTACCTTTTAGCCAAAAGAACGCAGACTCTTACATGAGATAGAAAAGGCAgataatatttataaaagataGAAAAGACAGATAATGAATAGATTTTTAAGATGAACAATTTTATGATGTCTAGTATTTTCAGATGCATTTTTATCAGCCGGCGGGTTACACGGAATGACCCtaattgtaaaatgaactttaaaataaGATGTATTTCtttgaatataagaaaaaaaactgccaGAACGAGCATATTTCTCCAACAGATATGAGATTTTAAGCAGGTCAGTAgaagtacacacacacgtgtatatatatatatatatatatatatatatatatatatatatattatatatatatatatctatagaatatatatatatatagatatatagatatatatatatatatatatatactatataatataataatatataatatatatatatatatatatatatatatatatatatatatatatatatataatgtgtgcgtgtgtttctaTATTTATAGTATCTAATTTGTAGCACAataatttgtatgttttattatatttttcacgtATAAACAGATTTAGAAAGTAAACCTTGAAACATATCTCTTTCCTTCTGCTGCATCCGGGactgaaaaggaatgaaaaaggctTGATTTTATGTGAAAGAAATGTCTGATAACAATACGACAGACAGCAACAGGAGACTGAGCTCTGGCAACTGACAGCCAATTTGGAGGGCGTCCAAAATCTTCGCTGTGCGTCATGAATTAATGATGCAAGATTTTATTCACAGACGTCTATTCCcccatctttttttattctttatttatttatctatttttttttttttgcatttttaaggCATAtctattcttttgtattttttttgtatttattggcATTATATCCTACGGAAACTTATTTATTGAGTAAATGGCTTTCGCAAcgattacataataataataataataataataataataataataataataataataataataataataataatatttcttgccATTTTAGTGCATGTATTCCTTTTGTTTTGCTCTTTTTATTTGTAAGCAATAATTTTGTCCTGTGGAAACTTAATGAGTAAATGGTCTTCGTTAgtgctgcataataataataataataataataataataataataataataataataataataagaataataataacaacaatacatATCCTCCTTTCCTTACCAGTAACCCAGACGTTGTAAGATTGTTGATAATTATTGATTGCAAAGAGCGAGACGAAGAACCACAGCTGGTGCAACATCGAAGATCCGGACCACAAGCTCGATGACAAAGGCAGCTCTTTGGACGGGGCCTCCTTCGTTAGTTGAGAACCtggaacaaaaacagaaaatttaatgtTTGTTCATTTCAGAACTTTTACAATGCTTCGGTTTCAGGTTCTTGTGCAAGTTTATTtactataaataaatgtgtgCTCATTAACGTACGAACATGTATACAGAGGCAATAAGTCACAATATCCTCGTTTGAATATGGATATTATATTTCACGCGCTAAATTAAAAGTGACAGAGTTTGCCTTTGGGAAGAGTTCGAACCGTTTATGACAAATCAAATAGATCTATGAAAACTGTTGCAAGGATTCAGTTTCCGAAGACTGACAGTAAATGAGCGAATATGTGTTAAACAAAGACAGCAAGTCAGTATTGGATGTATTATTGAAGTTTCTGAGAAAACGAAATCtagtttcattctttttcttatttgaacATCCTCCTCCTGCGGCCATGTCAGTAAAAGTCACAAAACAAATACTTCAGGATCAAGCAACAGATTTCGAAAGGCCGAGCAGTAAAGAGAATTTGAAAATCATGACTTACTTTGTTCATCGTTGGGTACGTGATGGACGGGCATTAAGAACGACAGGAAGACGGACAGGGAACTCACAGCTGCTAGGCACCAACATACAAGCGATCGCTCGATGCCCATCGTTGCAGTGTACTGCAATGAGATATCATGTTAATTAGGTCACCTTGAGATACCCAGTGGCTGTTTAGCGTCTTgtttatgtgcacacacacattaatatatacgagtacatttttaatttttacttgttgTATTAAGAATCAGGCTTTTATTTAATGtcaatatgtatatgtttttatgtcaaaagactgaatatgcacattgtatgtgcgaaacgtctctaataaatgttcTTCCTTCTGATGTGGTTATCTTGGTTTCCTGAATggttgtatgtgatatacctgcatagcctctctctctctctctctcgtcctctcacgTCGCTCTTCTCGTCTCCTGCTTCTctatcagatattatatatatagattaatatatagtataattatacatacaaatatgtatatgtatatatgtatgtattcatacatgATTACAACAATCTGTATCTATTCTGCctttacccccctccccccaaaaaaatgtgtTTCTGTCTATCGTAAGTTCCCTGCTATTTCACAAAGCAAAATCAATTTCCTGTCGGAGAATTCTGACCGATtttattgaatttcttttttacaGACCTGAAAGATAAGGAAGAGCGCCGCTGAGGCAGCGTACATCCCCGTCAGCATCGTGATGGCTGTAGCCCGGTGAGCTGGGAACAGGTCCCCGAACTGCATGACGCTCATGCGCACTTGGTTCCCTCCCAGGGCCACAAAAATCATGGCTGGGAACAGCCAGTGGGGTTGTTCTGTGAAAGGGAAAATGGTTAAAATGAAAGATCTTGAAAGATAAGCAGGTTTAAATAAAGAGGATtgcaataaataagaaataaataaataaataaataaaagatgcaaAATTAACGTACAATTTAAGTAAATGCACCAGTCTGAGTTTGTTTCTAtccaatataaacaaaataaaaaaccacagatatcaaaaaataataattctcaaaATTATCCTGCTACTTGACCGAACCTAGATGATCTAAAAATAGTACTCACAAGCACTAATTTTTGACCATGCTAACAATGTATCTATCGAGCAGTTGCCAGTTACTGAATAAAATACGATATTAAACCCGCCCTAGGGCTTATAACGGGATTCGTGAAGACTAAAACCGCCTTTAAATGTGTCAAGAGCAGAATAAATAGACCAGAGTGTTTATCGCTATGGCTTCTCATGTGAAGACAATAAATAGCTTGCCACGAGGTCTCGTTTTAAAATTAGATGGctcattttacaataataattatgaatattttccgGAAACGGAGCGATAGTGATTGATTTCTGTAAACTTGCGCCACCGTGACAATGGTCATCGACGAGAAATGGAGAGAAAGTGGGATTCTCTTCGAAATTTATGTAAGTAGACATCAAGAAGCCTGTGCTAACAATCAGCACGAAGGGAAcagcttttatgtaaatcagCATTGTAGAGAACAAAAGACTACGAGCAAGATGCACACGATTGCAAACTGAAGAGACTTTTCGCCAACGTTGCGTATTTTCAGCGCTGCATGTTTTTCAAtagtctggtctctctctctctttcttttcatgcCACGCTACGTACTTCGCTGCCCCTACGGTATTGCATATTTCTCTCAGCCCAATCCTCTCTCTGTGCTTCTCCTTTTCTCTCAATTTCCTCTCAGAAATCGATTAAAAAGCGAATTCAAATAAAACTGAGAACTGGCCTCCCGTGAGCAGGCAGCTATTTCAACCATTTCCCGCCATTTCTGGAGGGTGATTAGGAATA
Protein-coding regions in this window:
- the LOC135206184 gene encoding equilibrative nucleobase transporter 1-like gives rise to the protein MWCNQDPNLQLSPARKIVIFLIGAIESMLFGGAVFGWPQLVHVLKVEGIYSDLCGAPTTTATPSLHHQEEGVDGSLRSSVLAVPHNNSRCHGLNHTFVVSSSHKIGVEKCDLQDERFALIYTITISCYSIPGILIGYLLHHAGLRVTRISGGTMLAMGFLFLGMATKEQPHWLFPAMIFVALGGNQVRMSVMQFGDLFPAHRATAITMLTGMYAASAALFLIFQYTATMGIERSLVCWCLAAVSSLSVFLSFLMPVHHVPNDEQSSQLTKEAPSKELPLSSSLWSGSSMLHQLWFFVSLFAINNYQQSYNVWVTASSCSVSEAGLYAIIFSYSNLVTVFFGPIGGAFTDYMVRRAGRSTNNELDRRVKEVQASFCPLLVTSICCTIMYSCLLFFHPIAIYVSLAAMVIARPCVFAVSTAYIRIRFPADHFNRLLGIYGTVTSALLFLQYPHFKWAQHMYYAAHALIIAILMFTYLNPIHLLFKPLLRKAVAKRDQISENDLRSLTV